One window from the genome of Montipora foliosa isolate CH-2021 chromosome 5, ASM3666993v2, whole genome shotgun sequence encodes:
- the LOC138002845 gene encoding putative leucine-rich repeat-containing protein DDB_G0290503: MVDELDNVKMNNKYLVYHIDTLEKKLKDSKERNEILQFQLDELNVMMEDFKKTVFEEQDYIYLREEGRLLQGCLKLSKDRERMLERRVEGLEDNGTTSRTDTASFKITADMSNRELNESKTSEKIKESARLMTELEASAFANTEGKQREAVRRLENEMESLQLKLTKKNDFLAQMEAQFKLKQAIFGDTEDKYKATVEKLQNELESLQIKLREKIDAIEKNESLLVDMETKRKATVKKLHNEIESLEIKLREKNDAIEKNESLLVDKEAKQEETVKKLQNKVESLEMELSKKNDAIEKNESLLVDIEAKHDITVKKLHNELESLEMKLRGKNDAIEKNESLLVDKEAKKDETVKKLLHNELESLKITLKERNDAIEKNESLLVDVKAKHKASVKKLHNELESLQMKLREKNDAIEKNESLLADMEATHDVTVKKLHNEQESLEMKLREKNDTIEKNESLLVDMEAKHKATVKKLHNELESLEMKLREKNDAIEKNESLFVEKEAKKEETVKKLHNEIESLEIKLREKIDAVERNELLLVDKEAKQDETVKKLHNELESLEIKVREKNDAIEKNESLLVDIEAKHDVTVKKLHNELESLQMKLKEKTDAIEKNESLLSIDIEAKQEETVNKLHNEIESLEIKLREKIDAIEKNESLLVDMEAKHKATVKKLHNEIESLEIKLREKTDAIEKNESLLIDIEAKQDETVKKLQSALGDKMETEAKYEGIVQQLQSNLKRVQKLLREKQLAMDEMEVHLQVKESKLLVLTERLRSTNTHKDLETESVIERLTTDVESLQSSLKEKTTALEKTQFDVQWKTSLLDSMNSKYENTVTDLKDALKRVQNKLKETKLLSAELTQVKKEKERMEEKVVATLMLLEKEKITAKKENRDLQKQITFFREELKARERQILDLKIKLNESRFRLKRLESEKRETEFIEKEFKDNPTRKKKFLQRKLKASDDKKLLEQDINSLTQEKQQLTMENQKLTQRAFCYGDRDVFAGPRIPVLVPSETKGREIQENTKDVTSEFTSDCVANKDTPRVTSKKRISKKKPGITNRIRGFFTRKKTEKSSVPRQQC; this comes from the exons ATGGTAGACGAGCTTGACAATGTAAAAATGAATAATAAGTATCTCGTGTATCATATTGACACTTTGGAAAAGAAACTCAAAGACAGCAAAGAAAGAAACGAGATATTACAATTCCAGCTCGATGAACTTAATGTAATGATGGAGGATTTCAAAAAGACGGTTTTTGAGGAACAAGACTACATCTACCTGCGAGAAGAAGGGAGGCTATTACAGGGATGCTTGAAATTAAGTAAAGATAGAGAAAGAATGCTAGAACGCCGAGTCGAAGGCCTCGAGGACAACGGCACGACATCAAGAACCGATACTGCCAGTTTTAAGATAACAGCCGATATGTCTAACAGGGAACTGAATGAATCAAAAACAAGCGAGAAGATCAAGGAAAGTGCGAGGCTAATGACAGAATTGGAAGCATCAGCGTTTGCCAATACCGAGGGAAAGCAAAGAGAAGCTGTGAGGAGACTCGAAAATGAAATGGAAAGCTTGCAGCTCAAATTGACCAAAAAGAATGACTTTTTAGCACAAATGGAAGCACAGTTTAAGTTAAAACAAGCAATATTTGGCGATACCGAAGATAAGTATAAAGCCACTGTGGAAAAGTTGCAAAATGAACTAGAGAGCTTGCAGATCAAGTTGAGGGAAAAGATTGACGCGATAGAGAAAAATGAATCGCTGCTTGTCGATATGGAGACCAAGCGTAAAGCCACTGTGAAGAAATTGCACAATGAAATTGAAAGCTTGGAGATTAAGTTAAGGGAAAAGAATGACGCGATTGAGAAAAATGAATCACTACTTGTCGATAAGGAGGCCAAGCAGGAAGAAACTGTGAAGAAATTGCAAAATAAAGTAGAAAGCTTGGAGATGGAGTTGAGTAAAAAGAATGACGCGATAGAGAAAAATGAATCACTGCTTGTCGATATTGAGGCTAAGCATGACATTACTGTGAAGAAATTGCACAATGAACTAGAAAGCCTGGAGATGAAGTTGAGGGGAAAAAATGACGCGATAGAGAAAAATGAATCGCTGCTTGTCGATAAGGAGGCCAAGAAAGATGAAACTGTGAAGAAATTGTTGCACAATGAACtagaaagcttgaaaatcacGTTGAAGGAAAGGAATGACGCGATAGAGAAAAATGAATCACTGCTTGTCGATGTGAAGGCCAAGCATAAAGCCTCTGTGAAGAAATTACACAATGAACTAGAAAGCTTGCAGATGAAGTTGAGGGAAAAGAATGACGCGATCGAGAAAAATGAATCGCTGCTTGCCGATATGGAGGCCACGCATGACGTAACTGTGAAGAAATTGCATAATGAACAAGAAAGCTTGGAGATGAAGTTAAGGGAAAAGAATGATACGATCGAGAAAAATGAATCACTACTTGTCGATATGGAGGCCAAGCATAAAGCCACTGTGAAGAAATTGCACAATGAACTAGAAAGCTTGGAGATGAAGTTAAGGGAAAAGAATGACGCCATAGAGAAAAATGAATCACTGTTTGTCGAAAAGGAGGCCAAGAAGGAAGAAACTGTGAAGAAATTGCACAATGAAATTGAAAGCTTGGAGATCAAGTTGAGGGAAAAGATTGACGCGGTAGAGAGAAATGAACTACTGCTTGTCGATAAGGAGGCCAAGCAAGATGAAACTGTGAAGAAATTGCACAATGAACTAGAAAGCTTGGAGATTAAGGTGAGGGAAAAGAATGACGCGATCGAGAAAAATGAATCACTGCTTGTCGATATTGAGGCTAAGCATGACGTAACTGTGAAGAAATTGCACAATGAACTAGAAAGCTTGCAGATGAAGTTGAAGGAAAAGACTGACGCGATAGAGAAAAATGAATCGCTGCTCAGTATCGATATTGAGGCCAAGCAGGAAGAAACTGTGAACAAATTGCACAATGAAATTGAAAGCTTGGAGATCAAGTTGAGGGAAAAGATTGACGCGATAGAGAAAAATGAATCACTGCTTGTCGATATGGAGGCCAAGCATAAAGCCACTGTGAAGAAATTGCACAATGAAATTGAAAGCTTGGAGATCAAGTTGAGGGAAAAGACTGACGCGATAGAAAAAAATGAATCACTGCTTATCGATATTGAGGCCAAGCAGGATGAAACTGTAAAGAAATTGCAGAGTGCGTTGGGAGATAAGATGGAGACTGAGGCCAAATACGAAGGCATCGTCCAACAGCTTCAAAGTAATTTGAAAAGAGTGCAAAAATTGCTCAGAGAGAAGCAATTAGCAATGGACGAAATGGAAGTTCACCTGCAAGTAAAGGAGTCAAAGCTTTTAGTTCTGACCGAAAGGTTAAGATCTACGAATACACATAAAGATTTGGAGACTGAAAGTGTTATAGAACGCTTGACCACTGATGTAGAGAGCTTGCAAAGTTCTCTGAAAGAGAAAACAACTGCACTGGAAAAGACACAGTTTGATGTACAATGGAAAACTTCGCTTCTGGATAGCATGAATTCCAAATATGAGAACACTGTTACAGACCTTAAGGATGCCTTGAAACGAGTTCAGAACAAATTGAAGGAAACGAAATTGTTGTCAGCCGAGCTCACACAAGTtaagaaggaaaaggaaagaatggAGGAAAAAGTTGTTGCGACTTTAATGCtgttggaaaaggaaaaaattacgGCCAAGAAGGAAAATAGAGATTTGCAAAAGCAAATTACCTTTTTTCGTGAGGAATTAAAGGCAAGAGAAAGACAAATATTGGATTTAAAGATCAAATTAAATGAGTCCAGATTTCGTCTTAAAAGATTAGAATCCGAAAAGCGAGAAACAGAATTCATTGAAAAAGAGTTCAAGGACAACCCTACTCgcaaaaagaagttcttgcaaCGCAAACTGAAAGCTTCAGATGATAAAAAGTTACTTGAGCAGGATATTAATTCCTTAACACAGGAGAAGCAACAATTGACAATGGAGAATCAAAAATTGACGCAAAGAGCGTTCTGCTATGGTGATAGAGATGTGTTTGCAGGACCTCGTATACCTGTG TTGGTTCCTTCAGAAACAAAGGGACGAGAAATTCAAGAAAACACTAAAGACGTGACTAGTGAATTCACCAGTGATTGTGTTGCAAATAAGGATACTCCCAgggttacttcaaagaaacg AATTTCTAAAAAGAAGCCTGGGATAACCAATAGAATTCGAGGATTTTTTACGCGAAAGAAAACCGAGAAGAGCTCTGTTCCACGACAGCAATGCTGA